The proteins below come from a single Bartonella schoenbuchensis R1 genomic window:
- a CDS encoding tyrosine-type recombinase/integrase — translation MPKPRPPHLVKEITRHGKTIWYVRIGHGQRRRVHGVYGTQEFVDDYKKALSELQGYKLPKSKPGKLVEGSFIWLLKQYFNSLTWHNLAHATKRQKELILMKVSDAIGDIPYKAIKKSHIIAGVERRKETPANARNFLKAVNSLFKWAIEQGLLEDNPAAGVKRPSLKNKDGFPAWIEEDINKYYQQWPLGTHERVWVDVLLYTGLRRGDVVRIGWKDVTDNVIHLKTEKSKFQTDVFLPILPELTKTLETGPIGDETFICGKGGKKLTKEAFGNLFRDACNEAGVKKSAHGLRKLAATRAANAGATVAQLKAIFGWTEDRMASLYTKTADRKRLALESIEKLQKGTG, via the coding sequence ATGCCTAAACCGCGGCCTCCTCACCTTGTCAAAGAAATCACGCGCCATGGTAAAACTATATGGTATGTGCGTATTGGCCATGGTCAAAGGCGTAGAGTGCATGGAGTCTATGGTACACAAGAATTTGTCGACGATTATAAAAAAGCACTTTCTGAGTTACAAGGATACAAGCTCCCTAAATCTAAACCTGGTAAACTGGTTGAAGGTAGTTTCATATGGCTTCTAAAACAATATTTTAATAGCCTCACCTGGCATAACCTAGCTCATGCTACGAAAAGACAAAAAGAACTCATTTTAATGAAAGTATCAGATGCCATAGGAGATATTCCGTACAAAGCAATTAAAAAGTCGCATATTATAGCTGGTGTTGAAAGACGCAAGGAAACACCCGCAAATGCTCGGAATTTTCTCAAAGCAGTTAATAGCCTTTTTAAATGGGCAATTGAACAAGGGCTTTTGGAAGATAATCCTGCTGCAGGGGTTAAAAGACCGTCTCTTAAAAACAAGGATGGTTTCCCTGCTTGGATAGAAGAAGATATCAATAAATATTATCAACAATGGCCTCTTGGAACACATGAACGGGTATGGGTTGATGTTCTTCTCTACACAGGCTTACGAAGGGGGGATGTTGTACGCATTGGTTGGAAAGATGTAACGGATAATGTCATTCATTTAAAGACAGAAAAGAGCAAATTTCAGACAGATGTTTTTCTTCCCATTTTACCCGAATTAACGAAAACACTTGAAACGGGTCCTATTGGTGATGAAACATTCATTTGTGGGAAAGGGGGAAAAAAACTTACCAAAGAAGCTTTTGGTAACTTGTTTAGAGATGCTTGTAATGAAGCTGGCGTTAAGAAATCAGCCCATGGTTTGAGAAAATTAGCCGCAACAAGAGCTGCCAATGCAGGGGCTACGGTTGCACAACTTAAGGCAATCTTTGGATGGACAGAAGACCGTATGGCATCACTCTATACAAAGACTGCTGATCGCAAAAGATTGGCTCTGGAATCAATCGAAAAGCTTCAAAAAGGTACGGGATAG
- a CDS encoding lambda exonuclease family protein, whose amino-acid sequence MEQRTAEWFQARLGKVTASNISSIINKTAKGLPTSKYEEYKFQLITERLMGKTVSSYETPAMRWGNEHEDSAIEEYSFLYDTPVTRCGFIPHPTIEMAGASPDGLIGDEGLIEVKCPQPITHTRFLLSGEIKPEYILQMQFQMACTGRKWCDFVSYHPWFIDESPHLCIKVIRIPRDDEQIEHINKAVEAFLAEIEQEMQNS is encoded by the coding sequence ATGGAACAAAGAACAGCAGAATGGTTTCAAGCTCGTTTAGGTAAAGTCACAGCTTCAAACATTAGCAGCATTATCAATAAAACAGCTAAGGGCTTACCTACAAGTAAATATGAAGAGTACAAATTCCAACTCATTACAGAACGCTTAATGGGCAAAACAGTATCATCTTATGAAACGCCTGCCATGCGATGGGGAAATGAACATGAAGACAGTGCAATTGAAGAATATAGCTTTCTTTACGATACTCCTGTCACACGATGTGGTTTTATTCCTCACCCAACAATTGAAATGGCAGGCGCTAGTCCTGATGGTCTCATTGGAGATGAGGGTCTCATAGAAGTCAAATGCCCTCAACCAATAACGCATACACGTTTTTTGTTAAGTGGTGAAATCAAACCTGAATATATCTTGCAAATGCAATTCCAAATGGCTTGCACAGGACGAAAATGGTGTGATTTTGTTAGCTATCATCCTTGGTTTATAGATGAATCACCTCATTTGTGTATCAAGGTTATACGCATCCCACGCGATGATGAACAGATTGAGCACATTAATAAAGCTGTTGAAGCATTTTTAGCAGAAATAGAACAAGAAATGCAAAACTCTTGA